The Euphorbia lathyris chromosome 2, ddEupLath1.1, whole genome shotgun sequence genome includes a window with the following:
- the LOC136217073 gene encoding exopolygalacturonase-like: MKFSLILSLLFTVLVLLSNVKVQCALLDITKFGAKPNADCTQALMSAWKDACAAPGATGVLVPKGVFKANTVNFVGPCKGEMTFNLQGTLQAPDKIETPGWLSFKHVDKLTITGSGTLDGQGEEMWKTQPLCFKKVTACKSKAINLRLDFINTGVLEGITSLNSKNFHINIMSCNDFIVRKIKIIAPAESPNTDGIHVARSKGVTIIDTDIGTGDDCVSVGDGTADLKVTNVKCGPGHGISIGSLGLYPKEEPVTGITVSGCTLTNTDNGVRIKSWPDKYGCDVSGIHFSDITMTNVANPVIVDMMYCPYSKCNTKGTSKVKITDISFKGIKGTTSTPEAIKLNCMPGSCNKIELANIDLKQVGGKGVAVANCSNIKPTITGTLNPKGC, encoded by the exons ATGAAATTCTCTTTAATATTGTCACTTCTGTTTACAGTTCTGGTTCTGTTATCTAATGTTAAAGTACAATGTGCACTATTAGATATAACAAAATTTGGAGCAAAACCTAATGCAGACTGTACTCag GCTCTGATGAGTGCTTGGAAAGACGCATGTGCAGCACCAGGTGCGACCGGGGTGCTAGTTCCAAAAGGAGTATTTAAAGCAAATACAGTCAATTTTGTAGGTCCTTGCAAAGGAGAGATGACTTTTAACCTTCAAGGAACATTACAGGCACCAGATAAAATTGAAACCCCTGGTTGGCTTAGTTTTAAACATGTTGATAAACTCACTATAACTGGGAGTGGAACTCTAGACGGTCAAGGCGAAGAAATGTGGAAGACCCAACCTTTGTGTTTCAAGAAAGTAACGGCATGCAAGTCTAAAGCAATT AATCTAAGGCTTGATTTCATAAATACTGGTGTACTCGAAGGTATAACATCCCTCAACAGCAAGAATTTCCATATCAATATCATGTCTTGCAATGATTTTATAGTCCGAAAGATTAAAATAATTGCACCTGCTGAAAGCCCTAATACAGACGGAATTCATGTTGCAAGATCAAAAGGAGTTACCATTATTGACACTGACATTGGTACTGGTGATGATTGTGTCTCTGTTGGTGATGGAACAGCAGACTTAAAAGTAACAAATGTGAAATGTGGACCTGGACACGGAATTAGTATAGGAAGTTTAGGACTTTATCCAAAAGAGGAACCTGTAACTGGAATCACTGTTTCAGGATGTACCCTTACAAACACTGATAATGGTGTGAGAATTAAATCATGGCCAGACAAATACGGTTGTGACGTATCTGGTATACACTTTTCAGATATTACCATGACAAATGTTGCAAATCCTGTCATTGTAGATATGATGTATTGTCCATACAGTAAATGCAATACCAAG ggTACATCAAAGGTCAAGATTACTGATATTTCCTTTAAAGGCATAAAAGGTACAACATCCACTCCCGAAGCCATTAAACTCAATTGTATGCCCGGAAGTTGCAATAAAATAGAACTTGCTAACATTGATCTCAAACAAGTCGGTGGTAAAGGCGTTGCAGTAGCTAACTGTAGTAATATTAAGCCAACAATTACGGGAACTTTAAATCCTAAGGGATGTTAA
- the LOC136220106 gene encoding small ribosomal subunit protein bS1c, which translates to MASLAQQFTGLRCSPLSTSRLIQKTSVLSSPKLRKSRFVVSAVAISNAQTKEREKLKQMFEDAYERCRTAPMEGVSFSLEDFHTAIEKYDFNSEIGTTVRGTVFMTDNNGALVDITAKSSAYLPLQEASIHKIRHVEEAGIVPGLTEDFIIIGENESDDSLILSLRLIQYDLAWERCRQLQAEDVIVKGKVVGANKGGVVAVVEGGLRGFVPFSQISSKTSAEELLDKEIPLKFVDVDEEQSRLVLSNRKAMADSQAQLGIGSVVIGTVQSLKPYGAFIDIGGINGLLHVSQISHDRVSDIATVLQPGDTLKVMILSHDRERGRVSLSTKKLEPTPGDMIRNPKLVFEKAEEMAQTFRQRIAQAEAMARADMLRFQPESGLTLSSEGILGPLSSDMPAEGLDLSDASKTEEEED; encoded by the exons ATGGCATCTTTGGCTCAGCAATTCACAGGCCTACGATGTTCACCGCTCTCTACATCTCGCCTTATCCAAAAAACTTCCGTTTTGTCTTCACCGAAGCTTAGAAAATCGCGTTTTGTTGTTTCAGCTGTCGCAATTTCAAATGCGCAGACTAAAGAGCGGGAAAAGCTCAAACAGATGTTCGAGGATGCTTATGAACGGTGCCGTACTGCGCCTATGGAAGGGGTTTCTTTCAGTCTTGAAGACTTTCATACTGCTATTGAGAAGTATGACTTCAATTCTGAGATTGGTACCACG GTGAGAGGCACAGTTTTTATGACTGATAACAATGGAGCATTAGTTGACATTACAGCAAAGTCTTCTGCATATTTACCACTTCAAGAAGCTTCCATTCATAAAATACGACATGTCGAAGAAGCTGGAATAGTTCCTGGTTTGACGGAGGATTTCATAATCATAGGTGAAAATGAATCTGATGATAGCTTAATCTTAAGTTTAAGGTTAATCCAGTATGACCTTGCCTGGGAAAGGTGTAGACAACTTCAAGCTGAGGATGTCATCGTCAAGGGTAAG GTTGTTGGTGCAAACAAAGGAGGAGTGGTTGCTGTTGTGGAAGGAGGCCTTCGAGGATTTGTCCCTTTCTCTCAGATATCATCG AAAACAAGTGCAGAAGAACTCCTTGATAAGGAAATTCCACTGAAGTTTGTCGATGTCGATGAGGAACAGTCGAGGCTGGTTCTCAGCAACCGCAAGGCCATGGCTGACAGTCAGGCGCAACTAGGTATCGGTTCAGTGGTCATAGGAACTGTTCAGAGCCTCAAACCATATGGTGCCTTCATTGATATAGGTGGAATCAATGGTCTTCTTCATGTTAGTCAGATCAGTCATGATCGTGTCTCTGACATCGCGACTGTCCTTCAACCTGGCGATACTTTGAAG GTCATGATTCTGAGCCATGACCGGGAAAGAGGTAGAGTAAGCCTTTCAACCAAGAAGTTAGAACCTACTCCGGGTGACATGATCCGCAATCCAAAGCTTGTTTTTGAGAAG GCTGAGGAGATGGCTCAAACATTCCGGCAAAGAATTGCTCAAGCTGAAGCCATGGCTCGGGCAGATATGCTCAGATTCCAGCCTGAG AGTGGATTAACACTGAGTTCAGAGGGGATATTGGGTCCATTGAGTTCAGACATGCCAGCAGAGGGTTTAGATCTCAGTGATGCTTCAaaaaccgaagaagaagaagactga